From Opitutaceae bacterium, the proteins below share one genomic window:
- a CDS encoding sulfatase encodes MTERPNIIWVFGDQHRGCATGFAGDPNLHTPNLDRMAAEGTVFRNAVAGTPLCSPFRGSLLTGRYPHQCVPGHEDPLPDGMPTVADAFNAAGYDTAWFGKWHIDGFKEKVGRAAFHTVPRNRRGGFKRWMGYENNLVPFDCWVHGHDGDGTEVDHFRLKGYETDEMTSLLIRYLEEQSVPARVGRDRHPDRQASSPPFFCALSVIPPHNPFIAPEHWMQRHTPGTIQLRPNVPPYDTIRREASRQLAGYYAMIENLDHNLGRIRHALDRLGLFENTILMFFSDHGEMLGSHGQMRKTSVYQNHCKSPSWLGGIPFYETEGLVKPQVLNHPINHVDVAATSLGLCGIEPPAAMQGFNYAPQISWTTSEAARPPDSAYLQYCRPSRFGHCVDRPWRGLITEDGWKYACFENQPWVLFDLNADPFELNNLAYYRSSHRRRGQLQAQLAEWIERVDDTFPLPSTNGNR; translated from the coding sequence ATGACTGAACGTCCCAACATTATCTGGGTATTTGGCGACCAGCATCGCGGATGTGCGACAGGTTTTGCCGGAGACCCCAATCTTCACACGCCCAATCTGGATCGGATGGCCGCGGAAGGCACCGTCTTCAGGAACGCCGTGGCGGGAACTCCGCTGTGCAGCCCGTTTCGTGGATCGCTGCTGACAGGGCGCTATCCTCATCAGTGCGTCCCGGGCCACGAAGATCCACTTCCAGACGGAATGCCCACCGTAGCGGACGCCTTCAATGCAGCCGGGTATGACACCGCCTGGTTTGGCAAGTGGCACATCGACGGGTTCAAGGAAAAAGTGGGGCGGGCCGCGTTCCATACCGTTCCCCGCAACCGCCGGGGAGGGTTCAAGCGCTGGATGGGGTACGAAAACAACCTTGTGCCCTTTGATTGCTGGGTGCACGGACATGATGGAGACGGAACCGAGGTGGATCATTTTCGTTTGAAGGGGTACGAGACCGACGAAATGACCAGTCTGTTGATTCGGTATCTCGAAGAACAATCCGTACCGGCGCGTGTGGGCAGGGACAGGCATCCGGACCGACAGGCCAGTTCACCTCCCTTCTTTTGCGCTCTCTCGGTGATCCCTCCACATAATCCGTTCATCGCCCCTGAACACTGGATGCAACGGCATACGCCGGGAACGATCCAACTCCGTCCCAATGTGCCGCCCTATGATACGATCCGCCGCGAGGCCTCCAGGCAACTGGCCGGTTACTACGCGATGATTGAGAACCTCGACCACAATCTTGGCCGTATTCGTCACGCGTTGGACCGGCTGGGGCTTTTCGAGAATACCATTCTAATGTTTTTTTCCGATCACGGAGAAATGTTGGGATCCCACGGACAGATGCGAAAAACAAGCGTCTATCAGAATCATTGCAAATCCCCTTCGTGGTTGGGAGGAATTCCATTTTATGAAACCGAGGGGCTCGTGAAGCCTCAAGTCCTTAACCACCCCATCAATCATGTCGATGTCGCGGCAACCTCGCTTGGCCTCTGTGGAATCGAACCACCGGCCGCCATGCAAGGGTTCAATTACGCTCCCCAGATTTCGTGGACCACCAGTGAGGCCGCCCGACCTCCGGATAGCGCCTATCTGCAATACTGCCGGCCCTCTAGATTCGGCCACTGTGTGGATCGACCCTGGCGGGGCCTCATAACCGAGGATGGTTGGAAGTATGCGTGTTTCGAGAATCAACCGTGGGTCCTCTTTGACCTGAACGCGGATCCCTTCGAACTGAATAACCTGGCCTATTACCGGTCAAGCCACCGACGCCGTGGTCAGTTGCAGGCTCAACTTGCGGAATGGATTGAACGGGTGGACGACACGTTTCCTTTACCTTCAACAAATGGAAACCGCTGA
- a CDS encoding uroporphyrinogen decarboxylase family protein translates to MINALCCGPPNGRVPHFELSFLLTMEAFGRIHPSHRCYRQWLQMSAAEQDLHRRDVADLHLAVARRFEQAGILFHAPGGWCQEDLRLSVLHLRELSNLDYLVLLHGDATYAIPSGAEMMDFVSRLADEPEAMKNEAQRRVDAALARAGTIKEWGLVDGFCLCADYCFNDNPFLSPAMFGEFVTPFLHQLVKGYRDMGFYVIKHTDGNIMPIVHDLLDANPHALHSLDPQGGVDLARMKRLVTGRVCLIGNVNCGLLQSGTEEEVVEDVRRSLREGLPGGGYIFGTSNCIFTGLPLHRYALMMDIWRREGVYD, encoded by the coding sequence ATGATCAACGCTCTCTGTTGTGGGCCGCCGAACGGACGGGTGCCACATTTTGAGTTGAGTTTCCTGCTGACGATGGAGGCATTCGGGAGAATCCATCCGTCCCATCGATGCTACCGCCAGTGGCTGCAGATGTCGGCGGCGGAGCAGGATCTCCACCGGAGGGACGTGGCGGACCTGCACCTCGCCGTGGCCCGTCGGTTCGAACAGGCGGGAATCCTCTTCCATGCGCCTGGCGGTTGGTGCCAGGAGGATCTTCGCCTCTCTGTCCTGCACCTGAGGGAATTGTCCAATCTCGACTATCTGGTCCTTCTGCACGGGGATGCCACCTATGCGATCCCCTCCGGGGCCGAGATGATGGATTTTGTCAGCCGACTTGCGGATGAGCCGGAGGCGATGAAGAACGAGGCGCAGCGACGGGTCGATGCGGCCTTGGCTCGTGCCGGCACGATAAAGGAATGGGGTTTGGTTGACGGATTTTGCCTTTGCGCGGATTATTGCTTCAACGACAACCCGTTTCTCTCTCCTGCCATGTTCGGGGAGTTTGTGACTCCCTTTCTGCATCAGCTCGTCAAGGGCTACAGGGATATGGGTTTCTACGTGATCAAACACACCGACGGCAATATCATGCCGATCGTTCACGATCTGCTTGATGCGAACCCACACGCTCTGCACAGCCTCGATCCGCAGGGGGGGGTGGATTTGGCGCGGATGAAGCGCCTGGTCACTGGGAGGGTGTGTCTGATCGGGAACGTGAACTGTGGGCTCCTGCAGAGTGGAACGGAAGAGGAGGTGGTGGAGGACGTCCGGCGTTCATTGCGGGAAGGTCTGCCTGGAGGAGGTTATATTTTCGGCACCAGTAATTGCATTTTCACCGGATTGCCGCTTCACAGGTATGCCCTCATGATGGATATTTGGAGAAGAGAAGGGGTCTATGACTGA
- a CDS encoding phytanoyl-CoA dioxygenase family protein, with protein MDSSIKEQFERDGFYRAERVFSTAEMDKLERHFDAIVDQLRDNGEAVNARWKGSAVDQIDQGQVTELYHTHNVQKFSAAWMQAWLHPRFLSVAREILGRDIILHHSKLFQKPAEKGAPFPIHQDWSYFPMQKDTMIAGVVHVSDASEEMGCLRVYPGTHRLGRMEESDGKNPSKTLSDYPLEKAVPVECRRGDVLFFHYFTLHGSMSNRSARIRKTVLAQLHSGDDRMDECHHHPNEQLTLSGFNRTMKRSLAAKTTGER; from the coding sequence ATGGATTCTTCAATCAAAGAACAATTTGAAAGGGACGGCTTCTATCGCGCGGAGAGGGTTTTCTCCACGGCCGAAATGGACAAGCTGGAAAGACACTTTGATGCGATTGTAGACCAACTCAGGGACAACGGAGAAGCGGTTAACGCGCGCTGGAAAGGGAGTGCGGTCGACCAGATTGACCAGGGACAGGTCACCGAACTCTACCACACCCATAACGTGCAGAAGTTCTCCGCCGCCTGGATGCAAGCGTGGTTACATCCTCGTTTCCTCTCCGTTGCCCGGGAGATTCTCGGTCGGGATATTATCCTGCATCATTCGAAGCTTTTTCAGAAACCCGCCGAGAAAGGCGCTCCCTTTCCCATTCACCAGGACTGGTCCTATTTCCCGATGCAAAAGGACACGATGATCGCCGGAGTTGTGCATGTCTCAGATGCCAGCGAGGAGATGGGTTGTCTTCGGGTCTACCCTGGAACACATCGACTGGGGCGAATGGAAGAGTCCGATGGAAAAAACCCGAGCAAGACGTTGAGCGACTATCCACTTGAAAAGGCTGTTCCGGTCGAATGCAGGAGAGGGGATGTTCTCTTCTTCCACTATTTCACGCTTCACGGGTCGATGTCGAACCGATCCGCCCGGATTCGCAAGACGGTTCTCGCCCAGTTGCACTCGGGCGACGACCGGATGGATGAATGCCACCACCATCCCAATGAACAACTGACCCTGTCGGGATTCAATCGGACCATGAAGCGGTCCTTGGCTGCGAAGACAACGGGCGAGCGATAG
- a CDS encoding AraC family transcriptional regulator translates to MIPFLDPVEWQENYGRFLLNARTGGYCSFDQNPTNGLHSHDFHEVCLITAGRGNYRCEGVDYPLQPGDVILALPNAKHEISSMQTRDLQLVFFAFVIHSGHTGSFSGERERLISSIRNSTRVHAGGHRRLLGYLQIFSRDLEMNWVVTRALGSFLTELLSSFSPSRPENEGTLEKASVARAVDYIDVNIRNPIQVAEIAGAIGISERSLRRYFSRLLEKTVIEVIRERKLNRASALLLMNFDIGSVGKIIHMEPSHFSRTFKKQFGVSPREFQKAHRRQTPPKSPVVRCLPRD, encoded by the coding sequence ATGATACCGTTCCTCGATCCGGTCGAATGGCAGGAAAACTATGGACGATTCCTCCTCAACGCACGAACCGGAGGCTATTGTTCGTTTGACCAGAACCCGACCAATGGCCTTCACTCTCACGACTTCCACGAGGTTTGCCTGATCACGGCTGGAAGAGGAAACTATCGCTGCGAAGGAGTCGACTACCCCCTGCAGCCGGGGGATGTCATCCTGGCCCTGCCCAACGCCAAGCACGAGATTTCCTCCATGCAGACACGGGACCTTCAGCTCGTTTTCTTCGCGTTTGTTATTCATTCCGGCCACACCGGGTCCTTCTCAGGAGAGCGGGAGAGACTCATATCCAGTATCCGGAACTCAACGCGCGTTCACGCCGGCGGTCACCGCCGGCTTCTAGGGTATCTGCAGATTTTCAGCCGGGACCTGGAAATGAACTGGGTGGTCACGCGTGCGCTCGGATCCTTCCTGACTGAGCTGCTGTCCTCCTTTTCGCCCAGCCGACCCGAAAACGAGGGTACTCTGGAAAAAGCCAGCGTCGCACGGGCGGTCGACTATATTGATGTCAACATCCGCAATCCGATTCAGGTGGCCGAGATCGCCGGGGCGATCGGAATCTCGGAAAGGTCCTTGCGACGGTATTTCTCGCGCCTCCTCGAGAAGACCGTGATCGAAGTCATCAGGGAAAGAAAACTCAACCGGGCCTCCGCCCTGTTGCTGATGAATTTCGACATCGGTTCCGTCGGCAAGATCATCCACATGGAGCCCTCCCACTTCAGCCGGACATTCAAGAAACAGTTCGGGGTCAGCCCGAGGGAGTTCCAGAAAGCACACCGTCGACAGACTCCACCGAAAAGCCCTGTCGTCCGTTGCCTTCCCCGGGACTGA
- a CDS encoding family 20 glycosylhydrolase, whose protein sequence is MRDSSLIPLPQHAKRLAGTTTLSAGTTIVYPPGARELEPAARHLQLWLGDRTTGLPQPPTCREIHLTTEPALAAEAYDLFATPERIAIRGGDAAGVFYGLQTLKQMTRPWTGGQAGLTLPCVEINDAPAFSYRGMHLDVVRHFFPVTFIKKYIDLLAGYKMNRFHWHLTDDQGWRIEIKQYPRLQEVAAFRRETMIGHLDDQ, encoded by the coding sequence ATGCGCGATTCATCCCTCATCCCACTCCCACAACACGCGAAGCGGCTCGCGGGCACCACCACGCTGAGTGCCGGCACAACAATCGTATATCCGCCCGGAGCCCGGGAACTTGAACCCGCTGCCCGCCACCTGCAACTCTGGTTGGGAGATCGGACGACCGGACTGCCCCAGCCGCCAACTTGCAGGGAGATCCATCTGACCACCGAACCGGCGCTGGCGGCTGAAGCCTATGACCTTTTCGCCACACCGGAGAGAATCGCGATTCGCGGCGGGGATGCGGCCGGTGTCTTCTACGGCCTACAGACCCTCAAGCAGATGACCCGGCCCTGGACAGGCGGGCAAGCGGGCCTGACTCTTCCCTGCGTCGAGATCAACGATGCCCCCGCCTTTTCCTATCGGGGAATGCACCTGGATGTCGTCCGGCATTTTTTCCCGGTAACATTCATCAAGAAGTACATCGACCTGCTGGCCGGCTACAAAATGAACCGGTTTCACTGGCACCTGACAGACGACCAGGGATGGCGGATCGAGATCAAGCAGTACCCGAGACTTCAGGAAGTCGCCGCCTTCCGCAGGGAGACAATGATCGGCCACCTCGACGATCAAC